One Mus musculus strain C57BL/6J chromosome 2, GRCm38.p6 C57BL/6J genomic window, ACAAacaataagatgaaataaatccttttctcctcaAAATGATTTCTGTCATGCTGCTTTATCACGgcaatagaaacctaagacaGCATCCATCATCAGGCTGTCTTGACTGATCATTTCCTCCCACCTGGAAGCTGTAGGAAGGTGTTTTCAACCATGTCCACAGTACTGTCCCTTTCCATGCCAGAGTGATAGTTCTGCTTCTACACTGTCTCAGAGGCAATGGTTAGGttctggatcttttttttttttttttttttttttggtaatcttCAAAGTTCAAATGTTCTGGTCTCCCAAGAGGTGGAGAACCATTTGAGCATGAGTTCTTTCCCATACTGGCAATCTTCATCATTCCACCTTACTCATCCCCTtgcctgatttatttttttatgggtCTCCCTACAAGTGAGGCACAGTGTGGAGCATTTCTCCAGAGAAATCTGCCACAGGGACAAATGGCAGATCCGGGTGTGGATGCATATGAGCAGATGCCCCTTTCTGAGTCCAATCAGCTTCTATGCCCatggctgccatttgtgttcatTTTTCCGGTTCCCATTTCCTCCCATTCTGATTCTCCCTGGTACTAGGCTGCAAAGCACAGGCAGGTCAGGCCTTAGGAAGGGAGCAGAGGTGATGAGTTGGCCACCAGACTGTAGACATGGTAGAGAAGATGATCTCCCAGTCGTGACTTTGATCCCCTCCCACTGGGGTCCCCTGAGGCTCCAAGGTCATGAGCATCTGGGTTTTAAATCCAAATACATAAGACCTACCCTACCTCATGAGAATTATTGTGAGCCTACCAGTTTCAGAATTCAGAGTAGTAAGTGTAAACTGGTTGAATTTATAATCCTGAACTCTACATCAGTTCTTATCAGGGATGGGCAGGGCGGGGGTTGTGCCCGGGATACATGCTGGGAGATGCACAAGCAGCGGGTATGTTGCTTAATACCCATGAGCCTCTGGCTTATGCCACCAAGGTCTGGAAAATGTGAAttcctcttctgccttctgcttTTAGATGAAGGATGGGTCAAGGTGGAGGAGTAGAGATGGCACTGGCAAAATGCCCTAGTCAAAATGAGGCTCTTAACACTCCAGGGCCTCTGGTGGGCAGGGCCATGTGGGATGCATCACCATCTGCAGCTGCGCCACCCCTCCTCCCATGTACTCTCAGCTCTCAGTGCCAACTCTGAAGACAGCCATGTTGTGGAAGTCGGTCCTGTCCGTGGCACTCATTGTGCTGGGAATTCATGATTGCAGCTTCAAGTTTCTAGAGATCGACAAGAATGAAGAGGAGTTTGCCATTTCTGTGGAGCATGTCGTGTTCCACTTCAACGAAAACCAGGATGACGATTTTGCCTACAAGTTCCTGAGAGTCCGGAGAAGTCTTCGTCAGGTGAGTAGCCTGCTTCCTGCCTGATGCCTGCTTTTATTCCAACACCACACAGGGCTGGGTTTGTAGTAAGTTAAAACCAAGGCTTTTATTTGACAGATGAAAAAAAACCACCTCAATTTAGTTCCAAACTTTGCACTTATTTTAAAGTGAGTGTAGCCTctgaaaggtaggagagaaggGAGGCACCAATGTCTCAATCTGAGCTCAGGATGAGGGAAATGGAATCAGGACTGAGGGATATCAGAACAGTCGAGAATGCGGCTGGCACTGGAACTGAAAGAAACAAGGTCTCCCACAGCAGACAGGTGGCAGCAAATGCGACAAGATGACGGGTATCTTTGGGGAGCCAGGTGAGCTGGGCATCCATTGCTCAGCAGGGTGGGAATGTATACCGGGTTCGTGGTGATATGGGTATCACTGGCGGGATGACGTTTGTGTAGGCAGTTAGTTGTGGAGCCAGGCAGGGACCCATTCTTTCACACTACTATGCTGGCCCTGAATCCCTGAATAAAACTCTAGGCCAGGTGGCGTGAACGCGGAGACACAGGGTCATGGGAGCTAGAGAAGTTAAGAAAGTGATAGCTCTTTGAGTGGGTGGGAAGTGTAGGTTGTCACAGATAGACCGCCccttccagccccccccccccaagaggaTGAAGCAAGCATACTGAGGAGATCTGAGTCTCCTGGAATGAGGTGCTGTGACCCTCCAAGACTTGAGTCATGGAGAGGGGTAATACTGAGATGTAGGTGTGCAGAAGGGGCGGGGCAGCAAGGAGACATGATGCCAAGCTGGAAGTACTGGAAACCCACTAGGTGGTGCTTCTCCCGTGAACTCCCAAATGTTTCACATGAGGCTTACTAAGTGTAGTGGCCCACACAACCTCTGGACTAGAACCTTCAGACTATGACAAAGAGAATGGTGACTTGGTCACCAGAAAGTGGGAGTTGATGCAGATGCGTGTGCTGGCCATGCTGAAAAGTGAGTGGTGCTAAGGAGGGACCCTAGAAGGTTTTTTTCCAGGCCAAAGGGGTAGGAATACTAtcaaataaataatcaaacaacaacaaaaatagaataaaagggtttgaagaaggactgaagcaatCTGAGTAGACATGTAACATTGTTGCAGTTCTGAAGTAGCCTTAGGGACTGTCCTCAAGGACATTGACTATAAAGCTGATAAAGCCTGCATAAATTCAAGTGGCATCAGCATCTATTGATGAGAAGTATTACCACTGAGGCCAGTCTTTCAGTTGGCTTCCTTTGGATAGAATGATGTTTCTTTCTCACATCATGATTCCCACATGAACCAGGTAGAATTGCAGAAAGTCACAGATTTGTGGCATAATCCTATAGTCACAGGTCTGGGAACACCCCAGTTGCTCAGGGATACAATGCTCTCTGATCTTTCTTTCCTGTCCTTTGATGATTCCACTTCTTCAAGCAGATTCTAATCTTGGGCTCTGAACCATAAGTACTCCTCCTCCCTGAACTTCTACCTGCTGCTTCCAGGCAGGGTCCTAAGCCCATTTCACTGTGTGTGCTATGTAGGAAAGATGTACGTGACAGTACCTGTGTGCTGTTAGTGTGTGTCAGATATAAGTGGGTGAGAGTGTTGTTGGTGTGAGTTGAGGCATGTGTATGAGGCTGTTGATGGGTTGGttcttggtggtggtgtgtgtctggCTTAAGTGTGTTGTTGGTTAGTAGTGGGGATGAGGATATTGCCTTGTGCTTGACATGAGTTCATATTGCTGTCATCTGTGTAGATTCCTGAACCCCTGAACCCCAGAATGTCCAGGTCTGCTGCTGAGTGAGGCATCTGTTCCACCCTGAGAGAATTTCCTCGTTAGATTTGCGTTTTCTCCATGTTCAagtgttttttgagtttttaaatacCACTGTTTACAGTGATGTCCTGTAGACGATTTTAATAAATAGTGAGACTAGCATTGGGATAATTGATAGCCATTTTATTTCAGTACTTGCAAGATGAGTGTTTTGTGCAGTTAGCACCTACATTAAAGATGCAACTTAAAGGGACTGGTATGCTCTCTGCTCCACTTGCTCATGACAGATTGGCTCACCAGTGTCCTACTCTAGGTCAAGGAGTCACTTAGCAGTTACCATTGATGCTGCCTGGATGAACACTTGTTAATCGTCGCAGTGTTCTGTGTGTAGCTGTACCATGTACAGGTTTTTTTGCTGAGGATATAATTATGTAAATATGTTGCACCCTGGATAGTCACTACTTTGTCACTAAGAAATACTGGGCATTTATCAGGGGAAAATAGACTCAGAGAAGAATCAGTGGTTCCCCTGTTGTACAGAATAGACATTTGTGAGCTCTGAGGATCAAACTTTGTGCTTGGAGCATGCTAAGCACACACTTTCCATCAGAGCTTTAtccccaggcaaatggatgtatcttttgtgtaaaattaaaaggaaatttgGGAAAAAGTAGATTAAAAGATGGCTGACTGTAGAAGAGGATGCTTGTATCCCtggtacttgggaagctgagaagcAGTAAGATCGAAAGTTAGATGTCATCATGAGCTAGATTGACTGTCTAAAAAAGCCAAAGTGacagcaacaaagaaaaaaaaaaccctaccctCCTCCCAAAATCAGAGAAACAAGATAGTAAGTGCTCTCTACTATTTATTTTCTGTCTGCTTAACTTTCACATTTTCTGCTTGTTTTTCTATTGAGTTCTCTTTCACTTAtttccaattaaatattttctaacagttttataatttcttCTTGACAGAAATATACGCTGAAATATTTAGTAGACCTGGAGATGGGCCGTACGCTTTGCGGGAAATATGATGAAGACATTGACAATTGTCCATTGCAGGAAGGTCCAGGAGAGAGAAAGGTTTGGGATTCAATTAACCCCTTATGTCGACAATCTTTTGGGAAAGAATGCAGAAAGGACCATCTTAAGCAGGCAGAGCCTGTCTCTCAATGCTGGGGCAGTCCTCTGCTCATAACCCAGCTGCCTGGCCACAGGCAACCTGCAGGCACACACGTGGCCTCTGTCTGTGATGGAACCTTCCCTGTGGTTCCAGCCTTAAGCCATCAGAGACCTTTGAGATTCAGGAAAACAAGAGGCTCATGTTCTCCTTTTAGTCAACAGTCTTCCATTGTTTGATTTTTGGGGGAATAAGAACTGTTTTGTCTGTCTGCTTACTCAGGCTTCCCCTTTAACTCATGGCTGTCAAGGGTGGTTTTTGGTAACAAAAACCTGGCACCACTGATCTGTTTCGAAGTTCCTAAACAGATACTTTTTCAAGCAATTCCCTGGGTTTCAGGACCCTTGGGAAGGGGTAGAAGTTCACCTATCACCACAGGACTTAGGGAAGCTGTGAGGCCAGAATGCCTCAACATGAGTGACAGTCCCAGCAAGGTGCCTTTTTAAGAGATCCTGGGCTCAGGTCGGGGGAGTTGTTGCAACTTATGTTATTGTTCTCATAGAG contains:
- the Cst12 gene encoding cystatin-12 precursor codes for the protein MLWKSVLSVALIVLGIHDCSFKFLEIDKNEEEFAISVEHVVFHFNENQDDDFAYKFLRVRRSLRQKYTLKYLVDLEMGRTLCGKYDEDIDNCPLQEGPGERKVRCTYIVETEAWVTKFTILNSTCVQT